Proteins encoded by one window of Molothrus ater isolate BHLD 08-10-18 breed brown headed cowbird chromosome 12, BPBGC_Mater_1.1, whole genome shotgun sequence:
- the LOC118691433 gene encoding carbohydrate sulfotransferase 5-like has product MARIRIPSTIVIIFVTVQTGFLLFMYARYSSFMPQSEEKPSQVHILILSSWRSGSSFVGQLFSQHPSVFYLMEPAWHVWVTMYQNSAKVLHMAVRDLVRSVFLCDMSVFDAYMPWKRNLSDLFQWAASRALCSAPACDSFQRTDITSELACKTLCGRYPFSKVEEACKTYSHVVIKEVRFFDLKVLYPLLTDPSLNLKIIHLVRDPRAVVKSREQSVKALARDNGIVLSTNGTKVEDSKYKVMQEVCRSHVQIYETATLKPPNFLKDRYLMVRFEDLVRDPLSEISEMYKFADLSLTPRLKSWVYNITHGQGPGKKKEAFKITSRDAVSVSQAWRNILSFQKVKKIQEVCKGAINILGYQLVDSEKEQRDLTLDLVLPRRQNQFSWSSFNPKH; this is encoded by the coding sequence ATGGCAAGGATTCGGATTCCTAGCACAATTGTTATAATTTTTGTTACAGTTCAGACTGGATTCTTACTCTTCATGTATGCCCGGTACAGTAGCTTCATGCCTCAGTCTGAGGAGAAACCATCACAAGTCCACATACTTATTCTCTCCTCTTGGCGGTCAGGATCTTCTTTTGTTGGTCAACTTTTCAGCCAGCACCCCAGTGTCTTCTACTTGATGGAGCCTGCATGGCACGTGTGGGTTACAATGTACCAGAACAGTGCCAAAGTCTTACACATGGCAGTGCGGGACTTAGTCAGGTCGGTCTTTCTGTGTGACATGTCTGTGTTTGATGCTTACATGCCTTGGAAAAGAAACTTATCCGATCTTTTCCAGTGGGCAGCAAGTCGGGCTCTGTGTTCAGCTCCTGCTTGTGACTCTTTTCAACGTACCGACATAACCAGTGAACTGGCATGCAAGACTCTTTGTGGACGGTATCCATTCAGCAAGGTGGAAGAAGCCTGTAAAACTTACAGCCATGTTGTCATCAAGGAAGTTAGATTCTTTGACTTGAAGGTCCTATACCCCCTCCTCACTGATCCGTCCCTGAATCTCAAAATTATTCACCTGGTCCGTGACCCCAGGGCAGTCGTCAAGTCACGGGAACAATCGGTGAAAGCATTAGCCCGTGACAATGGAATTGTCTTGAGTACCAATGGCACTAAAGTGGAAGATAGCAAATACAAAGTAATGCAAGAGGTTTGTAGAAGTCATGTTCAGATTTATGAAACAGCTACTCTAAAACCACCTAATTTCCTGAAAGATCGCTATTTAATGGTCCGTTTTGAAGATCTGGTAAGAGATCCATTATCAGAAATCTCAGAAATGTATAAATTTGCAGATCTTAGTTTGACTCCCAGGCTCAAAAGCTGGGTTTATAATATCACTCATGGACAgggaccggggaaaaaaaaagaagccttcAAAATAACATCCCGAGATGCAGTTAGTGTTTCACAGGCCTGGAGAAATattctttcctttcagaaagTTAAGAAAATACAGGAAGTTTGCAAAGGTGCTATAAACATTCTTGGTTATCAGCTAGTGGattcagaaaaagaacaaagagatCTGACATTGGATTTGGTGTTGCCAAGACGACAAAATCAATTCAGTTGGTCATCATTTAATCCAAAGCACTGA